From a single Lolium rigidum isolate FL_2022 chromosome 7, APGP_CSIRO_Lrig_0.1, whole genome shotgun sequence genomic region:
- the LOC124675487 gene encoding lon protease homolog, mitochondrial, with protein sequence MLRAVAAAAAAFPARFAAAPAVAAAEEMRSPLLRVFGTLRSGRSSALRTRARFCSSSSGSDSEAAAAAAAAEAKAEDAVPAEGEAEGKASSAIVSTNPRPEDFLSVIALPLPHRPLFPGFYMPIYVKDPKLLQALIENRKRSIPYAGAFLVKDEEGTDPSIVASPDSDNKSIDNLKGKELLKRLHEIGTLAQITSIQGDQVVLLGHRRLRITEMVEEDPLTVKVDHLKENTYNKDDDVIKATSFEVISTLREVLKTSSLWKDHVQTYIQHVGDFNYPRLADFGAAISGANKLLCQEVLEELDVDKRLKLTLELVKKDMEISKLQQAIAKAIEEKISGDQRRYLLNEQLKAIKKELGLETDDKTALSAKFRERIEAKKDKCPPHVLQVIEEELTKLQLLEASSSEFNVTRNYLDWLTVLPWGNYSNENFDVHHAQEILDEDHYGLSDVKERILEFIAVGKLRGTSQGKIICLSGPPGVGKTSIGRSIARALNRQFYRFSVGGLADVAEIKGHRRTYVGAMPGKMVQCLKSVGTANPLVLIDEIDKLGRGHSGDPASALLELLDPEQNINFLDHYLDVPIDLSKVLFVCTANVIDTIPNPLLDRMEIISIAGYITDEKMHIARDYLEKNTREACGIKPEQVEVTDAALLALIENYCREAGVRNLQKQIEKIYRKIALQLVRQGVSNEPAQVAVIATASDELTVGGSETMVKDENLKDPAIEDAALVNSIIDPAPEEVKEVPLTEETLVTEQTLPVDKLNTSEGNKDAEEAQEEAAGKVVEKVLIDSSNLDDFVGKPVFQAERIYEQTPVGVVMGLAWTSMGGSTLYIETTKVEEGEGKGALVMTGQLGDVMKESAQIAHTVSRAILRDREPENQFFANSKLHLHVPAGATPKDGPSAGCTMITSMLSLAMGKPARKDLAMTGEVTLTGRILPIGGVKEKAIAARRSSIKTIIFPSANKRDFDELAPNVKEGLEVHFVDTYSEIYELAFKGESETS encoded by the exons ATGCTGCGCGCGGTGGCGGCTGCCGCCGCTGCCTTCCCGGCGCGGTTcgccgccgcgccggccgtggcggcggcggaggagatgaGGTCGCCGCTGCTCAGGGTCTTCGGGACACTGAGAAGCGGCCGGAGCTCGGCGCTGAGGACGAGGGCGCGCTTCTGCTCCAGTTCCTCCGGGAGCGAttccgaggccgcggcggcggcggcggcggcggaggccaagGCCGAGGATGCGGTTCCCgcggagggtgaggcggaaggcaAGGCATCCTCCGCCATCGTGTCCACCAACCCCCGCCCCGAGGACTTCCTTTCG GTCATAGCACTGCCTCTTCCACATCGACCACTCTTTCCAGGATTTTATATGCCGATCTATGTAAAG GACCCAAAGCTGTTGCAAGCCTTAATAGAAAATCGCAAAAGATCAATCCCGTATGCTGGGGCCTTTCTTGTAAAGGATGAAGAAGGTACTGACCCTAGTATCGTGGCCAGTCCAGATTCAGACAATAAAAGCATTGATAATCTCAAAGGGAAGGAGTTGTTGAAGCGTCTTCATGAAATTGGCACACTTGCTCAG ATAACCAGCATCCAAGGGGATCAGGTGGTGCTGCTTGGCCACCGACGTTTGCGGATAACTGAGATG GTCGAGGAGGACCCACTTACAGTTAAAGTTGACCATCTGAAG GAAAATACCTACAATAAGGATGATGATGTCATAAAAGCAACCTCATTTGAAGTTATATCAACTTTAAGGGAGGTCCTCAAGACAAGTTCCCTTTGGAAGGATCATGTCCAAACCTACATACAG CATGTGGGTGATTTTAACTACCCACGGTTAGCAGACTTTGGTGCTGCTATTTCTGGTGCCAACAAGTTGCTTTGccaggaagtgctcgaggaattaGAT GTAGATAAGCGTTTGAAGTTAACTCTTGAGTTAGTAAAGAAAGACATGGAGATCAGTAAGTTGCAG CAAGCAATTGCAAAAGCAATTGAAGAAAAAATTAGTGGGGATCAGCGACGTTATTTATTGAATGAACAACTTAAAGCAATCAAGAAG GAGCTAGGTTTGGAGACTGACGACAAGACAGCATTGTCTG CAAAATTTAGGGAAAGGATTGAGGCAAAGAAAGACAAGTGTCCTCCTCATGTTTTGCAAGTCATTGAAGAAGAGCTCACCAAGCTACAACTGTTAGAAGCCAGTTCTAGTGAGTTCAACGTAACTCGTAACTATTTGGACTGGCTGACGGTATTGCCATGGGGAAATTATAG CAACGAGAATTTTGATGTTCATCATGCCCAAGAAATCCTTGATGAAGATCATTATGGTCTCAGTGATGTTAAAGAGAGAATATTGGAATTCATAGCAGTTGGGAAGCTAAGAGGGACTTCCCAAG GAAAGATCATATGTCTTTCTGGGCCACCAGGAGTCGGTAAAACTAGTATTGGCCGCTCTATTGCACGTGCATTGAACAGGCAGTTTTACAGATTTTCTGTTGGAGGTTTGGCTGATGTGGCCGAAATCAAG GGGCACCGGCGTACCTATGTTGGTGCAATGCCAGGGAAGATGGTGCAATGTCTCAAATCAGTCGGGACAGCAAACCCTCTAGTATTGATAGATGAGATCGATAAG CTTGGGAGAGGGCATTCTGGTGATCCAGCGAGTGCATTGCTGGAACTTCTGGACCCTGAGCAGAATATTAATTTTCTGGACCACTACCTTGATGTTCCTATTGACTTATCCAAG GTTCTGTTTGTTTGCACAGCAAATGTTATTGATACAATACCTAATCCATTGCTGGATAGAATGGAGATCATTTCAATAGCTGGTTATATAACTGATGAGAAGATGCATATTGCTCGAGATTATCTGGAGAAGAATACCAGAGAGGCCTGTGGCATTAAACCTGAACAG GTTGAAGTTACAGATGCTGCCCTCCTTGCCTTAATTGAAAATTACTGCCGAGAAGCAGGGGTTCGGAACCTTCAAAAGCAGATTGAGAAAATTTACCGGAAG ATAGCTCTGCAGCTTGTCCGCCAAGGGGTATCAAATGAGCCAGCCCAAGTGGCTGTGATTGCcacagcaagcgatgaacttactGTTGGTGGTAGCGAAACAATGGTGAAAGATGAGAATTTGAAGGATCCTGCTATCGAAGATGCCGCCTTGGTCAACAGTATAATTGATCCTGCCCCTGAGGAAGTTAAGGAGGTACCATTGACAGAAGAAACTCTTGTAACTGAGCAAACTCTACCAGTGGACAAATTGAACACATCAGAG GGCAACAAAGACGCAGAGGAAGCACAAGAAGAGGCAGCAGGCAAGGTAGTTGAGAAGGTACTAATTGACTCATCAAACCTTGATGATTTTGTTGGGAAACCTGTATTCCAAGCTGAGCGTATATATGAGCAAACTCCTGTTGGAGTGGTCATGGGTTTAGCTTGGACTTCTATGGGTGGCTCTACTTTATACATTGAAACAACGAAAGTGGAGGAAGGAGAAGGGAAAGGTGCACTTGTGATGACGGGGCAGCTTGGAGATGTCATGAAAGAGAGTGCTCAGATTGCTCACACAGTTAGTAGAGCTATACTACGCGACAGGGAGCCGGAGAATCAGTTCTTTGCAAACTCAAAGTTGCACTTGCATGTTCCTGCCGGGGCCACCCCTAAGGATGGCCCTAGTGCTGGATGTACCATGATTACATCAATGTTGTCCTTAGCTATGGGAAAACCTGCCAGGAAGGACCTAGCAATGACTGGTGAAGTAACACTGACTGGCAGAATCCTCCCAATTGGCGGG GTAAAAGAGAAGGCCATTGCTGCACGGCGAAGCTCGATAAAGACAATCATATTTCCATCAGCAAATAAAAGGGATTTCGACGAGCTTGCTCCTAACGTGAAGGAGGGTCTGGAGGTTCATTTTGTTGACACATACAGTGAAATATACGAGTTAGCTTTCAAGGGCGAGTCAGAGACAAGCTAG
- the LOC124671128 gene encoding uncharacterized protein LOC124671128: protein MGNFVSAGGGRGHGGKIVLPDGTVRALGEPISVAELMVEHPCHFVVDARLVSSVGGAKVAALPADDVLQGAGVYVVLPAIRGRVSADDVRRVLATAPQPLCQKAGGQEQRDEAPTRIEGLGYHQPEFLSREMTSRGAWKPSLKTIEELWQPRKIPHWLF, encoded by the coding sequence ATGGGTAATTTCGTTTCGgcaggcggcggccgcggccacgGCGGCAAGATCGTGCTGCCAGACGGGACCGTCCGGGCGTTGGGAGAGCCCATATCCGTAGCCGAGCTCATGGTGGAACATCCGTGCCACTTCGTCGTCGACGCACGCCTCGTCTCCTCCGTCGGTGGTGCCAAGGTCGCCGCGCTGCCAGCTGACGACGTGCTGCAGGGTGCTGGGGTGTACGTCGTGCTCCCAGCCATCAGGGGCAGGGTCTCCGCCGACGATGTCCGTCGTGTGCTCGCGACAGCACCTCAGCCGCTGTGCCAGAAGGCTGGTGGACAGGAGCAGCGGGACGAAGCACCGACGAGGATCGAAGGGCTTGGATACCACCAGCCGGAGTTCCTGAGCCGGGAGATGACGTCCAGGGGGGCATGGAAACCCAGCCTGAAGACGATCGAAGAACTGTGGCAGCCCAGGAAGATTCCTCATTGGCTCTTCTGA
- the LOC124676224 gene encoding uncharacterized protein LOC124676224 has protein sequence MAGCNGNSSASPVEQQTVTENKFGGIAPKKPLISKDHERAYFDSADWVLGKHAASNSAQATAIESLKPKLKRTPHHQLPPRKPACASS, from the exons ATGGCAGGCTGCAACGGCAACTCATCCGCCTCGCCCGTGGAACAACAG ACGGTCACCGAGAACAAGTTCGGAGGAATTGCACCTAAGAAGCCTCTGATTTCAAAG GACCATGAGCGCGCCTATTTCGACTCCGCAGACTGGGTCCTTGGCAAG CATGCTGCAAGCAACAGTGCACAGGCCACAGCAATCGAGTCCTTGAAGCCAAAGCTAAAG AGGACGCCCCATCACCAGCTTCCCCCTCGCAAGCCGGCCTGCGCGTCCAGCTGA
- the LOC124673185 gene encoding serine/threonine-protein kinase TIO-like, whose product MGVEDYHVVELVGEGSFGKVYKGRRKYSRQTVAMKFILKHGKSDKDIHNLRQEIEILRKLKHENIIEMIDAFETPQEFCVVTEFAQGELFEVLEDDKCLPEEQVQAIAKQLVKALYYLHSNRIIHRDMKPQNILIGKGSIVKLCDFGFARAMSANTVVLRSIKGTPLYMAPELVREQPYNHTADLWSLGVILYELFVGQPPFYTNSVYALIRHIVKDPVKYPDNMSANFKSFLKGLLNKLPQSRLTWPALLEHPFVKDESVELDTQSTPFEVKRSEATRKEDEIQTSKNQPSAAEPPSRNTVTNRETDHDNKISNKKDGPTSATDNYHGSSAGAISGAPSVCTALDKLEKASQTVNGASSIIEDSEALLTILGPIKKWLSNPPSSLRELDFDGANQSLRIIKNLIEAGSYHSCAAIDDIISMLLEFTTLIIRMKLSAAYSLTVKCLAIARKLLDTSEGAVLSSYGRHWSAMYDLYSQILASTVDPSGRISRESTACLALMLSRVISVLKMSISSEGPNQVEESLINIIDHARKSQLLELLCECLIASGSDIISGSTNMVPAACEACKAIWYLAHAVDIVSLGAHNFSFPLASSWRQGHSKLDGKMQEQDLLPDSNSTSLIAIFVKSFLASRPMQIAVYHCLHNGLESAIHASLQLIARACLLNPTFCAIMCGPLNSSSDANEVDYGGDGTIVSDMFSLLSLCGSYLNESKQNSNQKCKLSNPHALVVHCCLALATIAACLKLDGKSSTSIILTSSNKKQRSRLSVLAHLSSADDTVKSCLQPHCASATLALSTIIALENGGQARSSLCETALALFPRMATLHTLLKLWLSDGSEELCRYNAGLLNLFGLRDGSIGLLDFRLKWGAPLAVEQACSVGIPQLLIRLLTDGFSREPSDGKEGSTHRSGLSPLGVAWTLSTLSQCLPGGVFREILYKKEHVKLLTDMLSDMHLKALSAWTGLGGGKRGVRELINAVVDVLAFPFVAVQSSPNMPSTAASINSGFLLNIASPGGRIGTENKEMLKTIEHNMPQYIQVLLEVGVPGCILRCLDYLNMEDIARPLAIVAKMVGYRPLALKLLREGLLNPCRVAKLLKGPLAKESLLDFLMIVSDLARMSKDFYEPIDKAGMVEFLKNFLSNEDPDIRAKACSAIGNMCRHSPYFYVPFASNKVIELVVERCSDPDKRTRKFACFAVGNAAYHNDKLYEELRPSISQLTKLLLAPEEDKTKGNAAGALSNLVRNSDILCEDIVSQGAIQALLKMVSSYSTVALSPSRKDALTESPLRIVLFALRKMCDHTVCRLFLRSSDLLPIIVHLRQSPDQTISEYASAIASKAYQA is encoded by the exons ATGGGGGTGGAGGACTACCATGTCGTCGAGCTCGTCGGGGAGGGGTCCTTCGGGAAGGTCTACAAGGGGAGGCGCAAGTACTCTAGACAG ACGGTTGCCATGAAGTTTATTCTTAAGCATGGGAAGAGCGATAAGGACATCCACAACCTAAGGCAGGAGATCGAG ATTCTGAGGAAACTCAAACATGAGAATATAATTGAAATGATCGATGCCTTTGAAACCCCTCAGGAGTTTTGCGTCGTCACAGAGTTCGCACAG GGAGAGCTCTTTGAGGTGCTCGAGGATGATAAATGCCTTCCAGAAGAACAAGTTCAAGCAATTGCTAAGCAGCTG GTAAAAGCGTTGTATTACTTGCACTCCAATCGTATTATCCATCGGGATATGAAGCCTCAGAACATCCTTATTGGAAAAGGATCTATTGTCAAG CTTTGTGATTTTGGGTTTGCTCGTGCCATGTCGGCCAATACTGTTGTGCTACGTTCTATAAAAG GAACACCATTATATATGGCTCCAGAACTTGTGAGGGAACAACCGTATAACCACACAGCAGATTTATGGTCCCTTGGGGTCATCTT GTATGAACTATTTGTTGGTCAGCCCCCCTTTTATACAAATTCAGTCTATGCACTTATACGACACATTGTCAAG GATCCTGTGAAATATCCAGATAATATGAGTGCAAACTTTAAGAGCTTCTTGAAGGGTTTACTTAACAAG TTGCCTCAAAGTAGACTAACCTGGCCAGCTTTGTTGGAGCACCCGTTTGTCAAAGATGAATCAGTTGAATTA GATACCCAATCCACACCTTTTGAAGTGAAAAGATCTGAGGCTACACGGAAGGAAGatgaaattcaaacatcaaagaaCCAACCATCTGCTGCTGAACCACCAA GTAGAAATACTGTTACCAATAGAGAAACTGACCACGATAATAAAATAAGCAATAAAAAAGATGGCCCTACGTCAGCTACCGACAATTATCACGGTTCATCTGCTGGTGCTATTTCTGGTGCTCCATCAG TGTGTACGGCTTTAGATAAGCTGGAAAAGGCTTCACAAACAGTAAACGGTGCTAGCAGCATTATTGAAGATAGTGAAGCATTGTTGACTATCCTCGGTCCCATAAAAAAATGGTTGAGCAATCCTCCTAGTTCCCTGAG GGAATTGGATTTTGATGGTGCAAATCAGTCACTCAGAATTATTAAAAATCTAATTGAAGCTGGGTCTTATCACTCCTGTGCAGCAATTGATGACATCATCTCTATGCTTCTTGAGTTCACAACTCTCATTATCAGAATGAAGCTTTCAGCTGCTTACAGTCTTACAGTGAAG TGCCTAGCTATAGCACGTAAGCTGCTCGATACAAGTGAAGGTGCTGTGCTAAGTTCTTATGGCAGACACTGGTccgccatgtatgatctttattcaCAG ATTCTAGCTTCCACAGTTGATCCATCTGGAAGAATATCCCGTGAGTCGACTGCATGTCTTGCGCTGATGTTATCTCGGGTTATTTCTGTGTTGAAAATGAGTATCTCCTCTGAGGGTCCGAATCAAGTTGAAGAAAGCCTCATCAACATTATTGATCATGCAAGGAAGTCACAATTACTAGAACTCTTGTGCGAGTGTCTAATAGCTTCaggttcagacataatatcaggtTCTACTAACATGGTACCAGCAGCATGTGAGGCATGCAAGGCTATTTGGTATCTAGCTCATGCTGTTGACATTGTATCCCTTGGCGCACACAATTTTTCATTTCCATTAGCTAGTTCATGGCGACAAGGTCACTCAAAGTTGGATGGTAAAATGCAAGAGCAAGATTTGTTGCCAGATTCAAACTCTACTAGTCTAATAGCCATATTTGTCAAATCATTTCTCGCCTCGCGACCAATGCAGATTGCTGTTTACCACTGCTTGCATAATGGTCTAGAGTCAGCTATCCATGCTTCTCTTCAG CTCATCGCAAGGGCCTGCCTGCTGAATCCAACTTTCTGTGCTATTATGTGTGGTCCATTGAATTCATCATCGGATGCCAATGAAGTAGATTATGGTGGAGATGGCACTATTGTATCTGATATGTTTTCGTTGCTGTCACTGTGTGGCTCATATTTgaacgagtcaaagcagaacagtaACCAGAAATGCAAACTGTCCAATCCTCATGCTCTAGTAGTGCACTGTTGTCTGGCATTGGCAACAATAGCAGCATGTCTAAAGTTGGATGGGAAATCTTCAACATCAATTATTTTAACAAGTTCAAACAAGAAACAGAGGTCCAGGCTTTCTGTTCTCGCGCACCTCTCTTCAGCCGATGATACAGTGAAGAGTTGCCTGCAGCCACACTGTGCATCTGCAACACTTGCACTATCAACAATTATTGCACTTGAAAATGGAGGGCAAGCCAGATCTTCTCTATGTGAAACTGCCCTTGCTTTGTTTCCTCGTATGGCAACACTGCACACGTTGCTGAAGCTTTGGCTATCTGATGGAAGTGAGGAACTTTGTCGATATAATGCTGGTTTACTGAATCTGTTTGGCCTTCGTGATGGGAGTATTGGGCTGTTAGATTTTAGATTGAAATGGGGCGCACCATTGGCCGTCGAACAAGCCTGCTCCGTTGGTATCCCTCAGCTCCTCATTCGCTTGCTTACTGACGGATTCTCAAGGGAGCCCTCTGATGGGAAAGAAGGTTCAACACACCGCAGTGGATTATCACCATTGGGAGTTGCCTGGACTCTGTCAACTTTATCTCAATGCCTTCCTGGTGGTGTTTTCCGTGAAATTTTGTATAAAAAGGAACATGTAAAGCTTTTGACCGACATGCTCTCTGATATGCACCTGAAGGCGTTGTCAGCTTGGACTGGCCTTGGTGGTGGGAAAAGAGGAGTACGGGAACTGATAAATGCAGTTGTTGATGTTTTGGCATTTCCATTTGTCGCAGTGCAGAGCTCTCCAAACATGCCATCAACAGCGGCATCCATCAATAgtggctttctcctcaacattgcATCACCTGGGGGAAGAATTGGTACTGAGAACAAGGAAATGCTTAAAACAATAGAGCATAACATGCCTCAGTACATTCAAGTCCTCCTGGAG GTTGGTGTTCCTGGATGTATACTTCGCTGTCTTGATTATCTCAATATGGAAGACATAGCAAGGCCCTTGGCCATTGTGGCCAAAATGGTGGGCTATCGTCCACTTGCGTTGAAGCTTCTAAGAGAAGGTCTTCTAAATCCATGTAGAGTAGCAAAGCTACTCAAAGGTCCTCTTGCTAAGGAGAGTTTGCTCGACTTCCTCATGATAGTTTCTGATCTTGCTCGCATGTCGAAG GACTTCTATGAGCCCATTGACAAGGCAGGCATGGTTGAATTTTTAAAGAACTTTTTATCGAACGAGGATCCTGatataagagcaaaagcttgcagtGCCATTGGCAACATGTGCCGTCACAGTCCCTACTTCTATGTTCCATTT GCCTCAAATAAGGTGATTGAACTTGTAGTTGAGCGTTGTTCAGACCCTGACAAACGAACGAGGAAGTTTGCATGTTTTGCT GTAGGCAATGCTGCTTATCACAATGACAAGCTATACGAAGAACTTAGGCCATCAATATCTCAACTCACTAAGCTACTTCTTGCTCCGGAGGAAGATAAAACCAAAGGCAATGCTGCAGGGGCACTAAGTAATCTCGTGAGGAACTCTGACATACTCTGCGAAGACATTGTCTCCCAAGGCGCTATTCAG GCTCTGCTGAAGATGGTCAGCAGCTACTCCACGGTGGCCCTAAGCCCCAGCAGAAAAGATGCTCTAACTGAATCGCCACTGAGAATCGTGCTCTTCGCTCTGCGCAAGATGTGCGACCACACCGTCTGCAGGCTCTTCCTGCGGTCATCAGACCTGCTCCCGATCATCGTGCACCTCAGGCAGTCACCTGATCAGACGATCTCCGAGTACGCTTCTGCCATCGCCAGTAAAGCCTACCAGGCCTGA